Below is a window of Raphanus sativus cultivar WK10039 unplaced genomic scaffold, ASM80110v3 Scaffold2695, whole genome shotgun sequence DNA.
TTTGTAACTAATAAGGTTTGAACCTGCTTATAACTCATGTCCATTGGACTTGGTTTAATAAAAcgaaaaaattaacaaaaggaAATTCTTATTGGGCCCCTTAGTGTTTTCCTTTCTGTTTCTATTAGGTCCATTAATAAGCCCACACAAACTAATTTCCACAAAGTTGACTTAAACAGCTAAATCGAGTAAGCCTCGCTGttgacaaagaaagaaaaaagaaataaaaaaggttaaaaataaaagtgtcgCTAAATAATTCATTTCAGATATTTTGTCTTCACCGGATCTCGAGATCAGCCAACGATGGCCGCCGACGGAATATTCCGCAGCATCTTCGAAGGCTGTATCTCAGGTCTCGATTCCGCCATCGAGAGGCGTCCTTACCACAAAAACTGCGACTGCGCGCTTCACGACGGAGCTGGGAAAAGTCAAAATCAGCGGCGGAAGTCTTGCCGCCGCCACGGAAGCTCAGAGAGCATATCGTTCCCGATCCGGCGGTCTTGGAGCGAAGGCAACATACTGGCGATGAATTTCCCGTCCtcgtcatcatcttcttcgAATCTGCAGTCtctttcttcgtcttcttctctcACGACTTTGGCATCGCAGGCCGATTTGCCTGTGGAAACTGCTACGTTGGAGGATTCCGGCAGATCGCGTCCTCATCAGCTGGGATGGACGATTGCCGAATTGTGAAGATTTTTGATGATGACGGTTATTTCCACATTTAAAGGttgttttgatttaagtttCCGTGAGCCTTGctgttttccttttttgtatGATGATGACGAGTATTATTTCCacattttgcatttttttttttatctagtTGCATTCTTTTTGCAATATATGCCGAAATTCCttattt
It encodes the following:
- the LOC130505920 gene encoding uncharacterized protein LOC130505920; the protein is MAADGIFRSIFEGCISGLDSAIERRPYHKNCDCALHDGAGKSQNQRRKSCRRHGSSESISFPIRRSWSEGNILAMNFPSSSSSSSNLQSLSSSSSLTTLASQADLPVETATLEDSGRSRPHQLGWTIAEL